The Thiorhodovibrio frisius genome segment TTGTCTTGGGCTTTCGCCGGGGCGCAGACTGCCAGTGACGGATTGCCAGAAATTGCTCGGATTGGTGCGTTGCATCAGCAGAAATTCCCCAGCGCGCGTAAAGACAACCACCAGCACCGAGGCTGGGCGCTTGAACTTTGGTTGCTTTGTCTGGCGTGCCATGGCTGCGTTGCTCTGGTTGATTGTTTTGGCCAACAATATTCTGGTGGAGGTGAATTAGTTTGTCTTGTCAGCACGTGACTGGGTTTACCACCAGACCCGACATCATTCCAGCCCGCCTCAGCTGGTCGCGCGCAGGCGCAGCGCCAGCTCCTTAAGCTGCGCCTGATCGACCGCAGCCGGCGCACCGGTCAGCGGGCAGGCTGCGGCCTGGGTTTTCGGGAAGGCCATTACGTCGCGAATCGAGGGGCTTGCGGTCATCAGCATCACCAGCCGATCGAGCCCGAAGGCGATGCCGCCATGCGGCGGGCAGCCGAATTTGAGCGCCGTGAGCAGGAAGCCGAAGCGATCATTGGCGTCCTCCTCGCTGATTTGCAGCAGCTCAAAAATCCGCCGCTGCACCTCCTCGCGATGGATACGGATGGAGCCGCCGCCAAGCTCGGTGCCGTTGAGCACCAGATCGTAAGCGCGCGACTTGCAAGCCCCAGGGTTGCTGGCGAGCAGCTCGAGCTGATCCTCGCCGGGCGCCGTGAAGGGATGATGCAGCGCCTGCCAGCGGTCGGTCTTTTCATCCCGCTCGAACATCGGGAAGTCGACCACCCAGACCGGACGCCAGGCATCCTCGGCCAGGCCGCGCTCATGGCCGAGCTTGACGCGCAGCGCGCCGAGAGCTTCGTTGACCACACGCGTCTTGTCGGCACCGAAGAAGATCAGGTCGCCATCGACCGCGCCGGTGCGCTCCATTACGCCGTCAACAGCCGCGTCGGGTAGGTTCTTGAGGATCGGCGACTGCAAGCCCTCGCGGCCCTTGGTTGCCCAGTCATTCACCTTAATGTACGCCAGACCTCGGGCGCCAAAGATGCCAACATACTTGGTGTACTCGTCGATCTCCTTGCGCGAGAGCTTGGCGCCCTCCGGCACCCGCAGCGCAGCGACTCTGCCGTTGGGGTCGTTGGCCGGGCCGGCAAAGACCTTGAAGTCGACGTCCTGCATCAGATCTTTGACATCGACCAGCTCCAACGGCACGCGCAGATCGGGCCGGTCGGAGCCATAGCGCTGCATCGCCTCGTCATAGGTGAGGCGGGGGAAAGGATCGGGCAGCTCGACGCTGAGCACCTCGCGGAACAGCTCACGAATCATGCGCTCCATCAGGGCGGTCAGCTCGGCCTCGTCGATGAAGGACGCCTCGATATCGAGCTGAGTGAATTCCGGCTGACGATCAGCGCGCAGGTCTTCATCGCGGAAGCAACGCGCAATCTGATAGTAGCGATCCATGCCCGACATCATCAGCAACTGCTTGAACAGCTGCGGCGACTGCGGCAGGGCATAGAACTCGCCCGGATGCACCCGGCTTGGCACCAGGTAATCGCGCGCGCCCTCGGGCGTGGACTTGGTGAGGATGGGCGTTTCGATGTCCAGAAAGCCCTGATCATCCAGAAATCGCCGCAGGGTGCTGGTGACCTGAGCGCGGGTGCGCAGCCGCTGCTGCATCTCCGGGCGGCGCAGATCGAGATAGCGATAGCGCAGGCGCAACTCCTCGTTGACGTCCGCGTGGTATTCATCAAGCTGAATCGGCGGGGTTTCCGATGCGTTTAACACCTCAAGCCCGGTGGCCAGGACCTCGATCTCCCCGGTTGGCATCTCGGGGTTGACAGTGCCCTCGGGCCGGTGCCGCACCCGCCCCTCAACCCGCAGCACATACTCGCTGCGAATCCGCTCGGCCTGGGTGAATATCTCGGCGCGATCCGGATCGAAGACCACCTGGACCAAGCCGCTGCGATCACGCAGATCGACGAAAATCACCCCGCCATGATCGCGCCGGCGATGCACCCAGCCGCATAGCTCGATGGTCTGATCGATAAATCCAGTGTCAATGGTGCCGCAATAATGGCTGCGCATGGCGTTCGAGTCCTCGAGTCCCTGTTCCCGGTCGCAAATGAGATCATCTCCCGCCAAAAAAGTTACGCCTTAAAGCGGCGAGTTAGGCTGCTTCGAGCGGCATTGACGAGGCGTTCAGGAAAACAGGCTAGCTTAGCCGGTGGCGGCGCATCCGACAAGAAGTAGAGCAGCCCATTTGAGTGAAAAGGCTGCGGAGAAATGCACTGGCGGAAGCTGGCAGCGCAGAAATTACCGGGCAGAATTATCTGGCAGAAGTCTCCGATAGCATCGCCCGTGGTTTTCGGCTTTGTTGGATTACTGCATTTCGGCCCGACATCCGCTGTATCATAGTGCATTCACCTCAGAGTCGCGCCCAAAACAATGAACGCAAAGTCCCTGCAAGCGAAAGTCACCGCCGCGCTGAGCCTGTTTATCGTGCTTGCCACCCTGGGGGTGGTGATCGTGGTCTCCATCACCCAGAGCGATGCCATTCACGCGCGGGCTGATCAGGAGGTCAGGACCAACCTCAATCGGGTGCGGGGACTCTTGTCCGTGACTGACGCGCTCATGAGCGAGCGCGTTGCCTCCTCCATGGCGCTGCTCAAAGAGCGTGGCGCCGAGCTTGGCACCCCGTCGATCGGCGAACCGGTGCGGGTGAAGGATCGCACCCTCGGCGATCTCCTGCTTGGCGAGGAGCCGCAGGCCAACCGCTTCGAACTTGTCGACGGGGTTACCAAGCTGATGGGTGGCACAGCGACGCTGTTCGTGCGCCAGGGCAGGGACTTTGTGCGCATTTCGACCAACGTCAAGAAAGACGGTCAGCGCGCCATCGGCACCATCTTGGCGCCAGACGGAAAAGTGATCGAAATGATTCGCGAGGGCCGTTCCTTCGCCGGTCAGGTCGACATTCTCGGCACCCCCTATGTCACCAGTTATGAGCCGATGTTTAACGCCACTCGTGAGCTGGTGGGCATCTGGTACGTCGGCTACAAGGCCGATCTGGGAGAGTTGGAACAGACGATCCGCGAGAGCCACATTCTCGAGCAGGGGTTTCTGGCTCTGGTCGATGATCAGGGGCGGGTGCGCTTTCATTCCCACGAGCAGGATGATATTGCCCAAGCTGTGGTGGCGGGCAAGCGCGACGATTGGGTGGTCGAACGCGTCGATTACCCCGGTTGGGGATATCAGGTCGTCGCCGCCTACCAGGAATCCGAGATTCGCGACCGCATCCTGAAAACCGTCGGCATCATCGTCATCAGCGGTGTGATCCTCGGCGCATTCGCCATTCTTGGCATCGGTCTGCTCGTCAAAACCCTGGTGATCGTGCCGGTGCGGGATGCGATGGCGGTGGCCCAACGCATCAGTGATGGCCACTTGGATACGCCAATCAAGACCTCCCGCAACGATGAGATCGGTCGTTTGCTGAGTTCCCTGGATCGGATGCAAACGGTGCTGCGCGGATTCATTGATCAGATCTGCGACACCGCGCGCGAGCTCAGTTCGTCATCCGATGAGCTGAGAACGGTCACGGATGAAACAGTGCGCGGGGTCGGCGATCAGCACGCCCAGACCGATCAGGTTGCCACGGCGATGAATGAGATGGCCGCCACTGTCGCGGAGGTTGCGCGCAACGCTGCCGCCGCAGCCGAAGCCACCGGAAGTGCCGACCGCGAAGCACGCGAAGGGCATCGGGTGGTGCAAGGCACCATGAGCGCGATTGAATCCCTGGCGCAAGAAGTCGAGCGTGCCGCTCAGACAATCCAGAAGCTCGAACAAGACAGCGAGAAGATCGGTACCGTCCTTGATGTGATCCGTGGCATTGCCGAGCAAACCAATCTCCTCGCGCTCAATGCGGCGATCGAGGCAGCGCGTGCCGGTGAACAGGGGCGTGGCTTCGCGGTGGTGGCCGATGAGGTGCGGACGCTGGCCACCCGCACCCAGAGCTCAACCCAGGAGATTTCCGGGATTATCGACGCGCTCCAGGTGGGTTCGCGCGAGTCAGTTGCGACCATGAGCGAAAATTGCGATCGCGCCCGACGGACTGTGGAGCAGGCGGAGTTGGCGTCCAGATCGCTCACCACCATCACGGATGCGGTGGCGCAGATGAACGACATGAACAACCAGATTGCCGCCGCCGCCGAAGAGCAGACCGCTGTGGCCGAGGAGGTGAACCGCAACGTCACCGCGATTCGCGACATTGCCGAGAGCACCAGCGATGGCGCGCAAAAGAGCGCAAGCGCTTCGGCCCGCTTGGCCGAGCTGTCGGATGATCTGCGCGAGATTTTGAGCCAGTATCAGAAATGACGTGATCAGCGCGATGGCGTTTCCGGCCCAAAAGGGAAACGCATTTGCGATGGGAAGACTCTGAGTTTGGTGATTCTGGCTGGTGACGACGCGGATTAGCGATTTTTGTGATCGAGCTGCCTGAGCTCATAGAGCAGGTCAATCGCTTGGCGCGGGCTTAGATCATCCGGATTGATGGCGCGCAGGCGCTCGAGCGCTGGGCTCGGCAGTTCGGCGGGGAATAGCGACAGCTGGGCCATGTGAGTCCTGTCCTGATCCCTTATGGGATCGCGGCCCTGATCCCGCTTCTGATCAGGCCCCTGGTCCCGCTCCCCATCGCCTTCTCTCTTCGGAGGCAGGTTCTGGCTGGCCGCCTGACGCTGGCTCTGATCCTCGAGCTGGCGCAGCCGCTCGCGGGCGCGGGCAATCACCTCCGCCGGCACTCCGGCCAGCGCGGCCACCTGCAAGCCGTAGCTCTGGTTGGCCGGTCCCTCGCGCACGCTGTGCATAAAGACGATCTTCTCGCCATGCTCAATGGCCTCGAGATGCAGGTTGGCGATGCCGGGGTGCTCCTCGGGCAGGCTGGTGAGCTCAAAGTAATGTGTCGCGAACAGCGTCAGCGCGCGCAATCGGGTGTCCAGCTCCACCGCGCAGGCCCAGGCCAGCGATAGCCCGTCGAAGGTGCTGGTGCCGCGGCCAATCTCGTCCATCAGCACCAGGCTGTTCGCGCTGGCGTTGTGCAGAATGTTGGCCGTCTCCTCCATCTCCACCATAAAGGTCGAACGACCGCCGGCGAGATCATCGGCGGCTCCGATGCGCGAAAAGATGCGATCAATGGGGCCGATTTGTGCGCTGCGCGCCGGCACGAAGCTGCCGGCATGGGCCATCAGCACGATGAGCGCGGTTTGGCGCATGAAGGTGGACTTACCGCCCATGTTGGGGCCGGTGATGATCAGCATGCGTCGCTCGGGGTCGAGCCGCACGCTGTTGGCGACAAAGGGCGCGTCGCTCAGCTGCTCCACCACCGGATGGCGGCCGTCCTCGATCTCAATGCCAATCTCGCCGCTCAATTCCGGGCGCGTCCAGCCAAGCCGCTCGGCGCGCTCGGCCAGATTGGCCAGCACATCCAGGCTGGCGATGGCGGCGGCCGTGGTTTGCAGCGCCGCCAGATGCGCGATCAGCTGGGCGAGCAGCTCGTCGTAGAGCATTTTCTCGCGCGCCAGGGCACGCTCGCGGGCGCTCAGCGCCTGGTCCTCGAAGCGCTTAAGCTCTGGGGTGATGTAACGCTCGACGCCTTTGAGCGTCTGGCGGCGCTGGTAGTCGTCCGGGACCTTGTCGGAATGGGTGCGACCGATCTCAATGTAATAACCATGCACCCGGTTGTAGCTGACCTTGAGTGCCGGGATGCCGGTGCGCTCACGCTCGCGCGCCTCCAACTCCAGCAAGAACTGATCGCCATGCTCGGCCAGGTTGCGCAGTTCATCCAGCTCAGCATCGTAGCCGGGTGCTAGCACGCTACCGTCGCGGATCAGCATCGGCGGCTGCTCGATCAGCGCACGCTGGAGCAGGTCGCGGACCTCGGGATGGTCCCCTAGGTCTTGATCCAGGCTTGTCAGCAGCGGGCTGTCGAGCGCCGCCAGTGACTGGTGCAGCTCAGGCAGCAGGCCGAGGGCATCGCGCAGCGTGGCGAGGTCGCGTGGGCGGGCGGAGCCTAGTGCCACCCGCGCGAGAATGCGCTCCAGGTCGCCGATGGCCGACAGAGTTTCGCGCAGCGGCTCACCGCGGGCGGTCTCGATGAGCGTGGCGATGGCGTCGTGTCGTAGGCGTACATCGTGCACATCGCGCAGTGGGCGATTCAGCCAGCGGCGCAGCAGGCGCGCCCCCATGGCGGTGCGGGTGTTGTCCATGATCGCGGCCAGGGTGTGCCCCTCCTGACCGGACAGCGTCTGGGTCAGCTCCAGATTGCGCCGGGTCGCCGCATCCAGAATCACCGCCTGATCGCGCTGCTCCACCGTCAGCCCGCGCAGATGGGGCAGGGCAGCGCGCTGGGTGTCTTTTACATACTGCAGCAGACAGCCAGCGGCGCCGACGGCCAGGCGCAGCCCAGTATTCGATCTGGAGTCGGTCGCTGCGCCGGAGCCAGTATCGACCCCGCCGCAGCCAAAGCCCGAGAGATCCCGGGTGCCGAACTGCTCGCATAGCATGCGCTCGGCGCTGTCCGCATCGAAATGCCAGGCCGGGCGTCGGGCCAAGCCGCTGCCGAGCGCCAAGCGTTTGTCGAGCAAGCTGTCCTCATCCAGCAGCAGTTCCGCCGGTTGCAGCCGCTCGAGCTCGGCGCTCAGCGCTTCAAGACCGCTCAGTTCCAGCAGCGTGAAGCGTCCGCTGGCCAGCTCCAGGCTGGCGAGCCCAAAGGCAAGAGCGCGGCTGTCCGACTCACCCTCGGTGGGTGCCGGCAGGGATTGCTCGGCGACGGCGCACAGCAGATTCTCTCGGCGCTGATCAAGTAATGCCTCGTCGGTAAGCGTCCCCGGCGTGACAATGCGCACCACCTCGCGATCAACCGGACCCTTACTCTTGGCCGGATCGCCCGTCTGCTCGCAAATGGCAACCGACACACCCTGACGCACTAGGCGCGCCAGATAGCTCTCGGCCGCGTGATAAGGGATGCCTGCCATTGGAATCGGCTTCCCCGCCGACTGTCCGCGCTTGGTCAGGGTGATGTCGAGCAACCGCGCCGCGCGCTCCGCATCCTCGAAAAACAACTCGTAGAAATCCCCCATACGATAAAACAGCAGCATGTCCGGATGCTCGGCCTTGATCCGGAGGTACTGTTGCATCATCGGGGTATGTTTGTTTTCAGTCACTTGTTTGCGGCTTGATGTGTGCGGTAGTGGCGGGAGGCATGGCGGCCTGAGCTGGCAAAGTTTATCACCTACTTTGCCGAGCTTTGCAGGCGTGGCGGATTTTCAGGACGTATAATCCGGATCTGAATTGCATCCGCTTAAACCCTCCTTTGTGCCGGATTGTCGTGCTGGCGATCCGCCGTTGGTAGACATGCTCTAGGTCCAGGAGTTGAGCGCTCATGTACTTTCCCTATGGTCTAAGCGATTTTGGCACCCTGAGGCAGGAGGGGTACTGGTATCTCGACCGCACCGACCGTCTGGCCGCGCTCGAGAACACCGGGCGGCAGCTTGTCTTCCTGCGCCCGCGCCGCTTCGGCAAAAGCCTGCTGCTCTCCATGTTGGAGCACTATTACGATCTGAACCGCTCCGAGCAATTCGATGCGTTGTTCGGCAACCTGGCTGTCGGGCAGAACCCGACGCCTCTGCGCAATCAGTTTTTCGTGCTCAAATGGGATTTCTCGCTGGTTGCCGCACATGGGGAGATTGGTGACATCGAAGCGGCACTGCATCAGCACATCAACGACAGCCTTCGCGACTTTGTTCTTCGTTATCGCGACAGGCTGCCTGAAGCCATCGTCATCCACCCCGACAATGCCTTGTCATCCTGGCGCTCTACTCTGAGCGTTCTCTCTCAAACCTCGCACAAACTCTATCTGCTGATCGACGAATACGACAACTTCGCCAACGAGGTACTGATGGCCGCGCATCCGGGCGGGCAGGATCGCTACCAGACCCTGCTCCAGGGCGAGGGCTTGATGAAAACCGTGTTCAAGTCAGTCAAGGCCGCCGCTGGCGGTATGGGGCTGGATCGGGTGTTCATCACCGGCGTCTCGCCGGTGGTCTTGAGCGACATGACCAGCGGCTACAACGTCGGCGAGGATATCTTCCTGAGGCCCCAGTTCAACGACCTGTGCGGTTTTACCGAGGGGGAAGTTGCAGCCGTGCTGAACCAACTGGCCCAAGAAGGCGGCGAGTGGTCAGCGGACAAGGCGCTAGCGACCATGCGCACCTTCTACAACGGTTATCGTTTTAGCGAGGAGGCCGAGGAAAGCCTCTACAACCCCACCCTAAGTCTTTACTTTTTCAAGGCGCTGGCCACCCAAGGCAAATATCCCCGGCAGATGCTCGATGAAAACCTGGCCATGGATCGCAACAAGCTGATCTATATCGCCTCACTGCCCCATGGCGAGGAGCTATTGATCGAAGCGCTAAGCGGCGATGACCGAGTGCTGGTACCGGAACTGGTGCAGCGTTTTGGCGTCGCCGATGTGCTGGCGGCAGTGAAGGATCAGCCGTTCATGGCGTCCTTGCTGTATTTCTTTGGCATCCTCACCCTGGCAGGCTTGAACTCCTTTAACGAGTGCCAGATGCGCATTCCCAATCTAGTGGCGCGCGGGCTCTATGTGGAGCGTTTGCGCGAACGCTGGCTGCCGCCGAGCGGACGCGCACGCGAGCTGCCCGACGCCGTGCGCGCCCTCGGTCAGCAAGGCGATCTCGCACCCCTGTGCGCGCTGATCGAACAGAGCTATTTCGCCGTGCTGTCTAACCGCGACTACCGCTGGACCAACGAGCTGCTGGTGAAATTCGCCTTCCTGACCCTCTTGTTCGACGACCGTCTCTACATGGCTGTCTCCGAGTTGGAGACCGAGCGCGGCTATGCCGATCTTGCCTTAATTGTCCGTCCGGACATGCGTCGCTTTCAGGCACTTGATCTGCTGCTGGAATTCAAATATCTGAGTCTGAAGGAACTGGGCATGAGCGGCGCGCGAGTGCTGCAGGAATCCCGCGAGGCATTGGCCAAACGGCCGGCGGTGGCCGCCAAGCTCGACGAGGCCGAAGCCCAGGTGCGCGACTACGGCGGCACTCTGACGAAACGCCATGGCCTGAGCGACCTGCGCGCTTTCGCCGTGGTCGCCCTGGGGGTGGAACGGCTGGTGTGGCGAGTGGTTCGCGGGCAGGACACCGGCGACGACAAACTATCAGAATAAAATGATGACACCGCTCATCGCGGCAATCTGACCATTTTTCGACATTCGGATTGGCTCAGCGGCTTGCGCGACAAACGCGCGCAAGCAACGCTGAGAGTTCGGCTCAATTGGTTGGAAGCCGGTGGGGAAGTTTGGTCAGGATAAGTCGTGCTCAATGATCGCAATAGCGCGGCGGCAGATTTCTCGGCCATAGTCGGTCCACTCACCCTGGCCCCAGTAGCGGTAGCAGCTGGTCTGTGATGCCATCAGGTGGTAGAGCGCGTTGCGATAATGCGGGTCGCTGGTTGAGGCACCGGACTTGAGCACCTTCTCATTGAAGGCGGAGCTGGCTTCTTCCATCGGGCCGAGCACGTTGTCGTAGCCTTTCACCCAGGAAAGATCATTGGTCCAGCTGCCGCCGTCCATGTGGAACTGGTGGTCTTCTTTTTTTAGGGTTTGGATCACCTTCTCGAGCTTCTCGGGGCCGTCGCCGGGCTGCATCTGGCTCCAGATTTTGCCTTGCTGCACCGGGCGAATCTCGGTGAGGTCGCTCTCCTTGATGCCCATGGCGAAGAGTTGCTCGATGTATTCGCTGCCGTTCATCAAGGGGACATCGCTGCCGGAGGCACCGCGCACCGCCTCGAAGAACTTGTCGGGGAATTCGTTCATCATCACGCCGCCGTTTTCGCCATCGGCGATCTGCGTCACCAGCGGCGGGACGGACTTGCCGGCCAGGTCCCAGCGCTCCAGGCTCTGGGCCTCGTACCAGGGCTGCATCTGGGCGACTAGCTTGGTGTCCGAGCCTTGGGTTTTTATCAGGGCGATGATGCTGGCGGTCTCGCCTTTGGAGTTGGTGCAGACGAGTCGATGTGGCAGATGTGGGCGCTGCGGATGCCAGCCGTTTTCGGTCTGCTCGACTGAGTGCTCCTGCACCAGTACCCATTGATAGCCGCAGTCGCGCAGGGTTTTGACGAACTCATAGGCCACGTCGGGATGATTGGGTAGGGCCATCTCAGAAGGTGAGAAGCCGCGCACTCGCTCCAGTGCCTCGAGCCCGAACATTGCGGCGAAGTGGTGTTGAAAAGCTTTTACATGCAGCCGGTAGTCCTGCACCGGGGTGGAGGGCGCGACCGCGTGACCCCAGGGCATGCCGAGCCATTCCACTGCCCAGTTGAAGTCCGGATTCATGGTGATGGTTTTCAGCGCGTCGATAGCGTGATCCTCGCCCATGGCGCGCAGGCCGTGGAGCAGGGTGCCGGAGTACTCGAGCATCACACGCGGGGACTTGCCCTCGCCGATCAACTGCGGGATGAACTCGCCCATGCGCTTGTAGCACCAGACGAACACCGGGGCGTTGTGGTTATCGCCAATGCCCTGGTTGTCCATCATGTGCTTGAGGTTGCTAATGATGGCAGCGGTTTGCAGGTCGCCACCGCCGGCCGGGATGAGTGGCTGATGCTGATGCAGGGCGATGGCGGCGGCAGCGCGGATGCGCCCGAAGTCCACCCCGCCGGGGGATTGCGCGAGCTTGCGTTGCTGGCCGGCCTTCATGGCGGCGGCGATCTGATCCTCGGCGCCGCAGATGTTGGGCAGGCCGTCGATGGTTTCTGGGAGTGCGGTCATTGGTCAGTCTCCGGTGAATGATCTGAAAGGGAAGTCGGGCGGTCCTTGGTGGCGCCTTTGGCATCATTCAATGCCGTGCGCGCGGCCATGAGGTCGGCCTCAGCGCGCTCGACCCAAGCCTCGCCCCAGTAGGTGTTGCAACTGGTCTCGGCGCGCAGCAGGTGCCAGTTGGCGGTTTCAAGCGCCTCGCTCACGCCAGGTTGGTCGAGCTGCATGGCCAGGCGCTCGCGCGTGGCCTGCAAACGGCGGCTTAAGTCCTGATAAGCCGAGTAGGTGCGGCGCTGCGCCTCCGAACCGGTCCATTGGGTGAAGCCCTGGCCGTTGTGCCAACCCGTGTTCCAGGCGGCGGTGCGAATGCGGACCTCACCATGGGCGCCATGGGTGTTCAAATAGTCTTCGATAAAGGTCGGGCGCACCCGTGCCTGATCGGTGCGCGCCTGTTCGAGCAGGGGCAGATAAAACGCCGTCCAAAAATTTGCCCCGTCGGTGACATTGCGGAACCAGCCGCCATTGTCGCCGTCGCTTGCCGTGGTGATCAGTGGCGGGAAGTCGCACCACTTGGTGCGTTCGGTTACCTCGCGCAAAAACCATTCTAGATCCAGCCCGGACTCTTGCGCGTCGGAGAGTTCGCGGTCGCGCACCACCACGATGATCTCATCCTGACCCTGGCGGGCGATATGCGGGCGGTAGCGCAACTCCTGCCAGCTCATGTCGTCGACCGGCTCGACATTTTCGCTGTCAATCATGACATAGCGATAACCAAAGCGGCGCGCGAGCGGGATAAGTTCTTGCGAAAAACTCATCTCTGGTGGCCACAAGCCGCCGAATGCCGGGCGCCAGAACAGATGCCGGGCGATGCCCTGCCAGCGGCGCAGGTGCTCGTCGCGATCAGCGGCCGGGATCAGCGGCAGCACTGGATGGTAGTAGCCGGTGCCGAGAATCTCAAACAGATGTTGGTTTTGCAAATGCCACAAAAGCTTGCCGCAGTCGACAATGCCATAGACGCGGCTTTGGAACTCCGGGTTGGACAGGGTCTCGAGCAGGGTGCCGGACAGCGACAAGTGCACCCGGGCGAAGTCTTCCCAGCCCCACAGGCTGCGCGGCATGCGATCAAGCGCGAAGAGAATTTCCTTCGCCTCCCAGGGTTGGTTGTCGAGCAGTTGTTCGAGATTCCCGGCGGGCTGATGGAGGTTGAGAACCAGTGCGTGGTGGGCGATCATTCAGTCTGTCCCTGTTGAAAAATGCCAGCGAATAGGGCCTTGAGAGCCGAGCTTGCCAGCCCGCATCGGCCGGGGCGCAGCCTCGGCGCTCAGGGCTGCGGCGCGATGATGGGGGTTGCAATCATGGCCGCGAAGATCAGAAAGACAGCGGCGACGCGCAGGATATTGAAGTCCACTTGGCAGTCCTTTGAATGACGTTTGTCGAGTGCGAGCACAACCCCCAAACCCTTGGTGGAGGGGGCTGGAATCTAAGTTTAACAGAGGGGCCCGCGCTCATTCGCGGCTCGATATTGCCATGGCACAAATCATCATCGATCCCGAGTCCCGCGCCCTGGCCGAGCAGCCGGCGCTGGTCAAGGCAACGCGCAAGTCACGAGCGCGTTTTCCGGCCGGTTGCGTCGAGGCAACCCCGACGGAGCAAGAGGCATGCTTACGAGCTCAGGAGCGCCGTGGCTGGCAGGCTGCCATTGTCTATGGGCCGTCTGCTTCCTCAGAAGGGCAGAAACTCTACTACCTGGTCCGTTGGCTCGATTGCGCCGAATAATACCTGACAGGAAGGATCAATTTTTTGCGTGCCAGGTCTTCGGATCGCCCTGTTGCTCGTGTATCCTTACCAACAAACGGGCGAGCGCCCACGATCAACCTTGGATATTCTCAGTCTGAAATCCCGTTTTTCGATTACCTACCATCTGAACAGTGAGTGAGAACGATCATGGCTGAAAAAAAGCAACCCGCCAGCAGCAAGACAACGACCGCCGCAGCGCGGCCCATCGGTAGCACGGCAGCGACCAGCGCGAGTTCAACGGCAAAGAAAACCATGCCCAAGAAACGCGCCACGCCCGCGAGCAAGACCACGGCGACCAAGACGTCCGCAAGCGCGGCTGCCACCAGCCAGACTGGCAAGGCCAGCCCCAGCAAGACAACAGCAAGTAAGACGACAGCGAGCAAGGCATCGACTGCCACCGCGGCCAAGGGCGCTGGGGGGGCCGCAGCAAGGACAAGCAAGACCGCGCCCCGCAAGACAACGGCGACCAGCACGCGCGGGTCGACCCGCGCCACCAAGGTAGCCGGTGGCGTCACGGCGGAAGAGCGCTACAAGATGATTCAGGATGCCGCCTACTATCGCGCGCAGAACCGCGGATTCGAGGCGGGTCATGAGACCGATGACTGGGCGGCCGCCGAGCAGGAGATCGACGCACTGCTGGCCTCGCGCGTTGCGAAATGACGGGCTTTACTCCTGGACGCAGCAGCTTCTTGGCGAAAGCGCCCGCACGGATGTTGATTGTATGACAGACGCCGCCTTGGACCCGTCTGGCGACCGCCCGGCCAACCGCATGCCAGGGCAATGGCGCGCCGACTTTATGCGCGAAGGGTTGCGGCGGGCGGATCTTGACCCGGACCCCATCGCCCAATTCGAGCGTTGGTATGCCTTTGCTTGCGCGACCGAGATTCCCGAGCCCAATGCGATGACGCTAGCCACGGTTGATCACAATGGGCAGCCTTGGGTGCGCAGTGTCCTGCTCAAGCTCTACGATCGGCACGGCTTTGTCTTCTTCACCAATTACGGCAGCGACAAGGCGCTCCAGATCGAGCGTCATCCCCGTGTGGCGCTGCTGTTTCCCTGGGTAGCGTTCGCGCGCCAGGTGCAAATCAACGGTCGCGCCGAGCGCATTTCGAACGCCGAGTCGCTCAAGTATTTCGCCACCCGCGGGCGCGGCAGCCAGATCGGCGCCTGGGCCTCGCCGCAGAGCCAGGTGATTCGCTCCCGCTCTCTGCTTGAGGCCAAGGTTGAGCAGATGAAACAGCGCTTCGCCGA includes the following:
- the aspS gene encoding aspartate--tRNA ligase, whose amino-acid sequence is MRSHYCGTIDTGFIDQTIELCGWVHRRRDHGGVIFVDLRDRSGLVQVVFDPDRAEIFTQAERIRSEYVLRVEGRVRHRPEGTVNPEMPTGEIEVLATGLEVLNASETPPIQLDEYHADVNEELRLRYRYLDLRRPEMQQRLRTRAQVTSTLRRFLDDQGFLDIETPILTKSTPEGARDYLVPSRVHPGEFYALPQSPQLFKQLLMMSGMDRYYQIARCFRDEDLRADRQPEFTQLDIEASFIDEAELTALMERMIRELFREVLSVELPDPFPRLTYDEAMQRYGSDRPDLRVPLELVDVKDLMQDVDFKVFAGPANDPNGRVAALRVPEGAKLSRKEIDEYTKYVGIFGARGLAYIKVNDWATKGREGLQSPILKNLPDAAVDGVMERTGAVDGDLIFFGADKTRVVNEALGALRVKLGHERGLAEDAWRPVWVVDFPMFERDEKTDRWQALHHPFTAPGEDQLELLASNPGACKSRAYDLVLNGTELGGGSIRIHREEVQRRIFELLQISEEDANDRFGFLLTALKFGCPPHGGIAFGLDRLVMLMTASPSIRDVMAFPKTQAAACPLTGAPAAVDQAQLKELALRLRATS
- the mutS gene encoding DNA mismatch repair protein MutS encodes the protein MMQQYLRIKAEHPDMLLFYRMGDFYELFFEDAERAARLLDITLTKRGQSAGKPIPMAGIPYHAAESYLARLVRQGVSVAICEQTGDPAKSKGPVDREVVRIVTPGTLTDEALLDQRRENLLCAVAEQSLPAPTEGESDSRALAFGLASLELASGRFTLLELSGLEALSAELERLQPAELLLDEDSLLDKRLALGSGLARRPAWHFDADSAERMLCEQFGTRDLSGFGCGGVDTGSGAATDSRSNTGLRLAVGAAGCLLQYVKDTQRAALPHLRGLTVEQRDQAVILDAATRRNLELTQTLSGQEGHTLAAIMDNTRTAMGARLLRRWLNRPLRDVHDVRLRHDAIATLIETARGEPLRETLSAIGDLERILARVALGSARPRDLATLRDALGLLPELHQSLAALDSPLLTSLDQDLGDHPEVRDLLQRALIEQPPMLIRDGSVLAPGYDAELDELRNLAEHGDQFLLELEARERERTGIPALKVSYNRVHGYYIEIGRTHSDKVPDDYQRRQTLKGVERYITPELKRFEDQALSARERALAREKMLYDELLAQLIAHLAALQTTAAAIASLDVLANLAERAERLGWTRPELSGEIGIEIEDGRHPVVEQLSDAPFVANSVRLDPERRMLIITGPNMGGKSTFMRQTALIVLMAHAGSFVPARSAQIGPIDRIFSRIGAADDLAGGRSTFMVEMEETANILHNASANSLVLMDEIGRGTSTFDGLSLAWACAVELDTRLRALTLFATHYFELTSLPEEHPGIANLHLEAIEHGEKIVFMHSVREGPANQSYGLQVAALAGVPAEVIARARERLRQLEDQSQRQAASQNLPPKREGDGERDQGPDQKRDQGRDPIRDQDRTHMAQLSLFPAELPSPALERLRAINPDDLSPRQAIDLLYELRQLDHKNR
- a CDS encoding methyl-accepting chemotaxis protein, which codes for MNAKSLQAKVTAALSLFIVLATLGVVIVVSITQSDAIHARADQEVRTNLNRVRGLLSVTDALMSERVASSMALLKERGAELGTPSIGEPVRVKDRTLGDLLLGEEPQANRFELVDGVTKLMGGTATLFVRQGRDFVRISTNVKKDGQRAIGTILAPDGKVIEMIREGRSFAGQVDILGTPYVTSYEPMFNATRELVGIWYVGYKADLGELEQTIRESHILEQGFLALVDDQGRVRFHSHEQDDIAQAVVAGKRDDWVVERVDYPGWGYQVVAAYQESEIRDRILKTVGIIVISGVILGAFAILGIGLLVKTLVIVPVRDAMAVAQRISDGHLDTPIKTSRNDEIGRLLSSLDRMQTVLRGFIDQICDTARELSSSSDELRTVTDETVRGVGDQHAQTDQVATAMNEMAATVAEVARNAAAAAEATGSADREAREGHRVVQGTMSAIESLAQEVERAAQTIQKLEQDSEKIGTVLDVIRGIAEQTNLLALNAAIEAARAGEQGRGFAVVADEVRTLATRTQSSTQEISGIIDALQVGSRESVATMSENCDRARRTVEQAELASRSLTTITDAVAQMNDMNNQIAAAAEEQTAVAEEVNRNVTAIRDIAESTSDGAQKSASASARLAELSDDLREILSQYQK